One Salmo trutta chromosome 19, fSalTru1.1, whole genome shotgun sequence genomic window carries:
- the LOC115154983 gene encoding fatty aldehyde dehydrogenase gives MSREQKAVERARKAFLTGRSKPLEHRIRQLKNLQRFLLEREKEIAEAIKKDLNKSEAGTQLYETLGLEGEIVLAVKKLAEWAAPRPVEKNLLTISDTVYIQPEPLGVVLIIGAWNYPWAVTIQPLIGAIAAGNAAVVKPSEVCVHTAKVMEDLLPAYIDKELYPVVTGGVSETQELLRQRFDHVFYTGNSMVGKLVMEAAAKHLTPITLELGGKSPCYIDKNCDIPIACRRVTWGKYSNCGQTCIAPDYILCEPSIQGRVLEEIKKSIKAFYTEDPKTCPDYGRIINQRHFKRIMAMTEDSTIAIGGDSDESTCYIAPTVLKDVQVNSKVMQEEIFGPLLPILTVSGVDEAIDFINKGEKPLALYIFSPDDKVIKKVIAETSSGGVLANDCLVHYSVSALPFGGVGNSGMGSYHGKFSFDNLSHLRGCLIKQLKMEGVNDMRYPPHTAKKLFWARFFILKNPDLGWLGRMTLLAIFAVVAAVVLQRYLQ, from the exons ATGTCCCGTGAGCAGAAGGCGGTGGAGCGCGCGAGGAAAGCGTTCCTCACCGGGAGGTCGAAGCCCTTAGAACACCGGATCCGCCAGCTGAAAAACCTCCAGAGATTCCtcttggagagagagaaggagatagctGAGGCCATCAAGAAAGACCTGAACAAG AGTGAGGCAGGCACCCAGCTGTATGAGACACTGGGCCTGGAAGGGGAGATTGTCCTTGCAGTGAAGAAGCTGGCAGAGTGGGCTGCCCCCCGGCCTGTTGAGAAGAACCTCCTGACCATCTCAGACACGGTTTACATCCAGCCTGAACCGCTGGGAGTGGTGCTCATCATAGGAGCATGGAACTACCCCTGGGCCGTCACCATACAGCCGCTTATAGGGGCTATCGCTGCAG GCAACGCTGCTGTGGTGAAGCCGTCTGAGGTGTGTGTCCACACCGCCAAGGTTATGGAGGACCTGCTGCCCGCCTACATAGACAAg GAGTTGTACCCAGTGGTGACAGGGGGTGTCTCAGAGACCCAGGAGTTGCTGCGTCAGCGGTTCGACCATGTGTTCTACACAGGGAACAGCATGGTGGGTAAACTGGTGATGGAGGCAGCAGCCAAACACCTCACCCCCATTACCTTGGAGCTGGGGGGCAAGAGCCCCTGTTACATCGACAAGAACTGTGACATCCCCATCGCCTGCCg gCGTGTGACATGGGGGAAGTATTCTAACTGTGGGCAGACGTGTATCGCTCCAGACTACATCCTGTGTGAGCCCAGCATCCAGGGCCGCGTGCTGGAGGAGATCAAGAAGTCCATCAAA GCCTTCTACACAGAGGACCCCAAGACCTGCCCCGACTACGGACGCATTATCAACCAGCGCCACTTCAAACGCATCATGGCCATGACAGAGGACAGCACCATCGCTATAGGAGGGGATAGTGATGAGTCAACGTGCTACATAG CTCCTACAGTACTGAAGGACGTGCAGGTGAACTCCAAGGTGATGCAGGAGGAGATTTTTGGTCCCCTGCTCCCCATCCTGACGGTCAGTGGAGTGGACGAGGCCATCGACTTCATCAACAAGGGAGAGAAACCCCTCGCCCTCTATATCTTCTCACCTGATGACAAG GTGATAAAGAAAGTGATAGCAGAGACCTCCAGTGGAGGAGTGTTGGCTAATGACTGTCTTGTGCACTACTCTGTCAGTGCACTGCCCTTTGGTGGAGTGG GTAACAGTGGTATGGGCAGCTACCATGGCAAGTTCAGCTTTGACAACCTGAGCCACCTGAGGGGCTGTCTTATCAAGCAGCTGAAGATGGAGGGGGTTAACGACATGCGCTACCCTCCCCATACTGCCAAGAAACTGTTCTGGGCACGCTTCTTCATCCTCAAAAATCCTGACCTGGGGTGGTTAGGCCGCATGACGCTGCTTGCTATCTTCGCTGTGGTGGCTGCTGTGGTGCTACAG AGATATCTTCAGTGA